TGTACGGGGTGCGCTACTTCGTCCCCTTCAGCTCCATGCACAAGTACCAGCGCGCCGACAGCATCTGGGCCTCCGAATACACCACCACGCTGCCGGACTACTCGCGCGGCTTCGCCTCCACCACCTGCCAGATGCTCCCGGCGTTCCTGCGCCACGACTTCACCAACGACGCCTCGGTGTCCATCAACCCGAAGGAGCGCGTCCTCAAGCCGGTGGACCCCAAGCAGTTCGGTGATGACTGGAGCGAGTGCCTGGACGTGGACGAGGTGAAGGCGCTGGAGCGCTACTTCCGCGCCGTGGAGCACCTGGGCACCGTGATGGACTTCCTGCGCTTCCGCGTGGGCGGCAGAGAGCACGTCATCGAGCTCAACAGGCGCCGCTTCCACAAGGGCATCACCTTCGACGCCCCCCGCAACTCGCTGATGACCGCCGTGAAGTACCAGGTGTTCGACGACCTGCTCATCGGCAACTTCATGAGGACCACCATCCACGGTGGCTTCGGCAAGGGCAGCCTCTACCCGGACTTCAGCCCCTACGTGGCCAAGTACGCCGACAACGGCAAGGCCCGCACGGAGGCCGAGCTGCGCAACTACTTCAACGAGTACAGGAGCCGCGACATGGTCGGCTATCTGCGCCACCAGCTGGATGCCCACTGCGTCCGCCCCATCCAGCTCCAGTCCGCGGAGCTGCTGCGCACCCTCCTGCCCTCCGACTCCAACGCCTTCCGCATGGCCAAGGAGACCTATTGGAAGGTGCGCCGCGCCATACTCTAGGGAATTCAGGCAATTGCGGGCGATGGGTGCCCGGAACCAGGACACCTTGCTGTCCCTTTCTCAGACAGCAAGAGTCTTTCGTGTAAACCTTCGTGTTTCTAGGTATTTACGCACGAGGGTGTCACAGAAGGTGACAGTCAGGTGGCGGGACTCTGGAGCGCTGCTGCTCCAGCGGTCCCGCGTTTCCTGATTTTCTCCTCTAGGGAGACCCCTTCGGAGGGCTTGGCCCGGGAGTTGCTCAAAGGCCCGGCGCGCGACATCGCGGCTGGCGGGAAGGCCAGGCGTGGACGCGCATCCCCCGAAGAACGACAGGAAGAGTCTCCCGATGCTCAAGTTCCGCTCTGTTGCGATGCTGGCCGGTGTTTCGCTGCTCGGTGCTGCCTGTGGTGGTCCGGAGTCCGCGCCGGAGTCCGAGGCGAAGCCCACGTGGGAGGAGTTCAAGGCCAACGCCTACCGTGAGCCCTGGGAGGGCGGGAAGATCATCGTCAACGGTGACGAGGCGCTGGAGTCCGAGGAGGAGCTGGCGGCCTACTTCCACAACGTCGTCGAGTCCCAGCTGGGCCAGTCGCAGAACGGCCTCGCCGTGTACTACATCGGCGGCGACATCAAGTGGAGCAGCACCCAGAAGCTGAACCTCACCTACTGCATCAGCAACAGCTTCGGCACGAACAAGGCGAAGATGGTGAGCGCGATGGAGAGCGCCACGGCGGCCTGGGAGGCCACGGCGAGCGTCAACTTCACCTACCTGTCCCAGTACGACGCGTCCTGCACCGCGTCCCAGACGGGCGTGCTGTTCGACATCCGTCCGGTGAGCGGCCAGTCCTACGTGGCGCGCGCGTTCTTCCCGAACTCCGCTCGCTCCGGCCGCAACGTGCTGGTGGACAGCAGCGCGTTTGGCAGCCTGGGCGCCTGGACGCTCACGGGCGTGCTGCGCCACGAGCTGGGCCACACGCTGGGCTTCCGCCACGAGCACACCCGCTCCACCGCGAGCGGCTGCTACGAGGACAGCCAGTGGCGCGCGCTGACCAGCACCTACGACCGCGCGTCCGTCATGCACTACCCCCAGTGCAATGGCACCCAGACGGGCGACCTCGTGCTGACCAGCCTGGACAAGCAGGGCGCTCGCGCGCTGTACCCGTGAGCTGACGTCCGGCCCCGGCGCGGCGGCGAGCCGCGCGGGGGCGGGTGAGGCAGGGCCGGTGGGAGCGTCTTCGCTCCTGTCGGCCCTGGTTCGTTTCCGGTGGGCGCTAGAAGCGGGCGGAGGCGCTGTCGGACTCGGAGGGCCGTTCGAAGAACACCAGCGTCTTGCCGCCCTTCTCGCCAATCTCCAGGCACTCCAGCGCGCCGCTCTGCTCATCCAGCTCCGCGAAGAGGCGGTCTGGTTCGAGGATACGGTGGGTGATTTCTCCGCCCTCGCGGCCGACGATGATCTGCACCGCGCCCGCGTCGCTGCCCTTGGTCTCCAGGGAGATTTCGATGAGGGGCAGGCGGTCGGCCAGGGGCTGGTCGCCGGTGTCGGAGTCGATGGACTCCACGCGCACCCACTGGGTGGGGTCCTTCTTGCTGAGGTTGGCGAGGTAGCTCGCCCACTGCTCCCGGGGGATTTCCTGGTTGGTGTGTGCCATGGGCCGCCTCCACGCGACTGTCGTGTGCCTCAACCGTAAGGCGTCCGGAGCGCGGGTGAAGGACAGGCCCGGCTGACCGACGCTCCGGGGACCCCTCGGACCGGGCCCCGGCACGTCGGCTGCTGAAGGGCAGGCGTCGCTCAGTCGCGCAGGGCGTGGACCGCGTCGTCCTGGAGCACCAGGCGCACGGTGGCGGCGCGGCCGTGGCCGAAGTGTTCGTAGGCGGCCTGCTCCAGCACGGGGGCCAGGGCGGTGCGCAGGCCGCGGGCGCCCGTCTCGCGCTTGAGGGCGCGCGCGACGATCCACTCGCGCACGGCCGGGTCCACGGTGAGCTGGAGGCCCTCGTGGGTGAACTCGCGCTCCCAGGCGCGCAGCACGTTGTTCTGGAGGATGTCGGCCAGGGTCGCCGCGTCCAGCGGGGAGAAGGACACCAGCCGGCTGAAGCGCCCGATGAGCTCCGGGATGAAGCCGTAGCGGGAGAAGGCGGTGGTGTTCTCCAGGTGCTCCTCGGTGATGCGCGTGGCGATGGACTCCAGGTCCTTCTGGCCGCCCCTGCCGGGTTCGCGGCCGAAGCCCACGCGCTCCACGTGGGCGAGGGTCTCCGCGGTGCCGCGGAAGCCGCTGAAGGCGCCGCAGGCGATGAAGGTGATGCAGCCCATGTCCAGGGATTCGGGGCGGATCCGGCTGGTGAAGCCGAAGTCGGGCGGGAAGGTGGCCTGGGGGGCGGAGAGCAGGTGGAGGAGGCTGCGCTGGACGCCGAAGCCGCTCACGTCCTTGGTGGTCTGTTGCCCGGAGAAGCGGCTGTCGGAGCGGCTGGTGGCGAGCTTGTCGAACTCGTCCATGCAGATGGCGCCGCAGGCGGCCCATTGCGCGTCGCGCTCGGCGGCTTCGTAGAGGCGGGACAGGAGGGTGCTGACGTCGTCTCCCACGTAGCCGGTTTCGGAGAACTGGGTGGCGTCCGCGAGCACGGTGGGCACGCCGAGGACTTCGCGGAACAGCAGCTCCACGAGGAACGTCTTGCCGGAGCCGGTGGGGCCCAGGAAGAGGGCGTTCTCGCGGGTGCCGGGTTCGGGCTCCAGGCCCTCCAGGTAGAGGCGCCGGATGCGGCGCAGGTGGCGGTAGGCGAGGACGGAGGCCGCGCGGCGGGCCTCGGTCTGGCCGCGGTAGCCCAGGTCGCCCAGGCGCGCGTCGATGTC
This Corallococcus silvisoli DNA region includes the following protein-coding sequences:
- a CDS encoding MBL fold metallo-hydrolase, whose translation is MELGFETIGNATLICHDKGPVLVTDPWTDGDAYFGSWTLSHEIPDEQRQSIRDCAYVWLSHGHPDHLSMESLEKLRASTLLVPNHVGHRILDDLRGAGFRVQVLTDREWTRLSPRIRVLCLPDVNQDAVLLVEVGGRLIVNLNDAGDRGQGHFVRRVIKEYDETFLLALSGYGDADMMNFFTEDGNRILPYAAAKTPVGQTIARQAEMYGVRYFVPFSSMHKYQRADSIWASEYTTTLPDYSRGFASTTCQMLPAFLRHDFTNDASVSINPKERVLKPVDPKQFGDDWSECLDVDEVKALERYFRAVEHLGTVMDFLRFRVGGREHVIELNRRRFHKGITFDAPRNSLMTAVKYQVFDDLLIGNFMRTTIHGGFGKGSLYPDFSPYVAKYADNGKARTEAELRNYFNEYRSRDMVGYLRHQLDAHCVRPIQLQSAELLRTLLPSDSNAFRMAKETYWKVRRAIL
- a CDS encoding M57 family metalloprotease: MLKFRSVAMLAGVSLLGAACGGPESAPESEAKPTWEEFKANAYREPWEGGKIIVNGDEALESEEELAAYFHNVVESQLGQSQNGLAVYYIGGDIKWSSTQKLNLTYCISNSFGTNKAKMVSAMESATAAWEATASVNFTYLSQYDASCTASQTGVLFDIRPVSGQSYVARAFFPNSARSGRNVLVDSSAFGSLGAWTLTGVLRHELGHTLGFRHEHTRSTASGCYEDSQWRALTSTYDRASVMHYPQCNGTQTGDLVLTSLDKQGARALYP
- a CDS encoding DUF5335 family protein produces the protein MAHTNQEIPREQWASYLANLSKKDPTQWVRVESIDSDTGDQPLADRLPLIEISLETKGSDAGAVQIIVGREGGEITHRILEPDRLFAELDEQSGALECLEIGEKGGKTLVFFERPSESDSASARF
- a CDS encoding AAA family ATPase, producing the protein MSARSGVEPSSLPEGPSIQERVAALEVLSPQDIDARLGDLGYRGQTEARRAASVLAYRHLRRIRRLYLEGLEPEPGTRENALFLGPTGSGKTFLVELLFREVLGVPTVLADATQFSETGYVGDDVSTLLSRLYEAAERDAQWAACGAICMDEFDKLATSRSDSRFSGQQTTKDVSGFGVQRSLLHLLSAPQATFPPDFGFTSRIRPESLDMGCITFIACGAFSGFRGTAETLAHVERVGFGREPGRGGQKDLESIATRITEEHLENTTAFSRYGFIPELIGRFSRLVSFSPLDAATLADILQNNVLRAWEREFTHEGLQLTVDPAVREWIVARALKRETGARGLRTALAPVLEQAAYEHFGHGRAATVRLVLQDDAVHALRD